In the genome of Coxiella burnetii, the window TAGCAATAACAAATTTCGCTAGCTTTTTAGCAGATACGTGTGAAATTTCCGCAATTTCTTGGGCAGTATAAGCTGGAGAATGATTAATAGTGACATATTTCACTTTGTTTTTATCGAGAAATTCTTTCAATTTTTCAAGCGGCATACGAAACCTCCCGACTTATCCCGTCTCTATATAGAGAATTATAGCTCATTAGGAAAATAGCAATAACCTTGAAAAGCCCATCAGGCGTGCCTTTTCAAGGCCCCATTGACGCCTAACAGCTCCCGCATTTTGGCTTGAATCATTTCGATAGCAATTCGGTTCTCGCCGCCCCGCGGCACGATAATATCGGCGTAGCGTTTGGAAGGTTCCGTAAATTGCAAATACATGGGTCGAACCGTTTCTTGGTATTGGGTGAGCACGCCTTCCAACGAGCGTTCTCGCTCGACGATATCCCTTTGCAATCGCCGCAATAGACAAATATCTAATGGAGTGTCCATGAATATTCGAATATCCATAATTTCACGCAATTGAGCCTCTACGAATAATAAAATACCTTCCAAAACAATAATGCGATGCCGACCTACGGTTTTTGTTTTTTCCAATCGCCTGTGCCGGCTGTGATCGTAACAAGGCACCGCGATGGCATTGCCTTGCTGCAGTTGTAATAAATGTTGATACAATAGTTCATGGTCAAGAGAGTCGGGGTGGTCGTAATTGATTTTTGCTCGCTCTTCAAAAGGCATATCTCCTAAATCTTTATAATAAGAATCTTCTGAAATAACGACGACTTGATCAGAGCCGAGTTCATTAACGATGGTATTCGCTAACAAGCTTTTCCCCGAAGCAGAAGGTCCAGAGATACCAATAATAATGACATTATTTTTCATGCAGTCCCCGTTTTTTTAAAAGCACGATTAGGGCACCTGTTCCACCCTGCTTTGGTGATGTCGAGTGAAAGGCAAGAACATCAGGATGACCTCGCAGCCATTGATTAAGAAAATTTTTTAAAACGGGTTTGCCTTGCGCTGAAAAATGTCCCTTGCCGTGAATAATTAAAATACAGCGCCTGCCTTGTGTCACACCGTCAGCAATAAGAAAGGAAATGGTTTTCACAGCTTCATCAATAGTTTGTTGGTGTAAGTCGATCGTAGCCTCAGGAAGGATCCGCCCTTGTTTTAAACGTTGGATCACTTTATGCTGAAGGCCTGGTTTGGCAAAGTGTACCGAATCTTCGGCGTTTAGCCAATCGTCTGAAGTGGGGTTCCAATGAAAGGGCGGGGGTTCTTTTTGGGGAGCTTTGGGGGCAATGGTTTTTTTCTTGGGTTCCATCGAGTGCTTATCGTGATTAAGAGGCTTCACTTTTCCAACACTATCACGAAAGAGCTGAGCCTCTTCAGGATCAATTGATTTTTTGGTCATGGTTTCAATTAGATACCATAGCCTTCCGCTAGGTGCAATATGCCTATATACGGCCATTTAAATGTTATTAAATTTCCCCTTCTGGGAGAGACGAAGAGCTGGTGTGAAAAGGGGGCACTGAGAATTCATATCCTTTCTTCTTAGTGCAAATTAAATTATTTTCTGAAATACTATAAATCATGTCTGGAAATAGCTTTGGAAAATTATTTACGGTTACAACTGCCGGAGAAAGCCACGGCCCTGCGCTTGTTGCTATTGTGGACGGGTGTCCAGCGGGATTGTCTTTAACAGAGGCAGATATACAGCCTGATATTGATCGGCGAAAAACAGGGAAATCGCGCTTCACTTCTCAACGACGCGAATCCGATCAAGTAAAAATCCTATCCGGCGTTTTTGAGGGCGTTACAACGGGTACACCCATCGCATTACTGATCGAGAACGCCGACCAACGGCCCCGTGATTATTCCCAGATAAAAGACCTATTTCGCCCAGGGCACGGAGATTATACTTACTTTAAAAAATACGGTTTTCGGGACTACCGCGGGGGAGGGCGGGCATCCGCGCGCGAAACGGTAATGCGTGTAGCAGCTGGAGCGATTGCCAAAAAGTATTTGCGAGAAAAGGTCAATTTAACCATTCAAGGCTACACCGCAGCGGTAGGTGCTATTCGCGCGGAACGTATCGATTTATCCGCTGTAGAAAAAAATCCCTTTTTCTTTCCCGACGAAGTCCAAATCCCTCATTTGGAACAATTAATCATGAAATTGCGTCGTGATGGGGATTCGATTGGCGCTCGTCTTAATGTGATTGCTAAAGGCGTTCCTTGTGGTTTGGGTGAGCCTGTTTTTGATAAATTGGACGCGGATATTGCTTCTGCCATGATGGGCATCAACGCCGTTAAAGGTGTTGAAATTGGCGATGGTTTTGCCGTTGTCGAGCAAAAAGGCTCGTTTCATCGAGATGAACTGAGTAAGAAAGGATTTCTTTCCAATCACGCAGGGGGTACCTTAGCAGGTATTTCATCGGGCCAAGATATCTTAGTGAGTCTTGCTTTTAAACCGGCATCGAGTATCCGTATTCCGGGAAAAACTTTGGATATTAATGGCAAAGCAGTTGAAGTCGTCACTACCGGACGTCACGATCCTTGCGTGGGATTGCGCGCAGTTCCTATTGCTGAGGCGATGTTGGCATTAGTTTTAATGGATCATTATTTGCGGTACAAGGCACAACGGGGATAGGGGTTTAAGAAAATGGCAGCGGTTTATGACGTAGCCGTCGTTGGAGCGACAGGCGTAGTAGGAGAAATGATTCTTCAGCTTTTGGATGAGCGCCAATTTCCCGTTGGGAAAATTTATCCTTTAGCTAGCGAACGCTCCGAAGGTAAAAGAATTTCATTTGGTGGAAAACAAAAAAAAGTCGGTAATTTAGCCACTTTCGATTTTTCCAAAGTTCAGTTCGCTTTTTTTTCAGCGGGCGCTGAGCGCTCGGCTGAATATGCGCCGCGCGCGGCCGAGGCCGGTTGCATCGTTATTGATAATACTTCCCACTTCCGTTATGAAACCGATATTCCATTAGTCGTGCCTGAAGTCAACGCCCAGGCGCTTGAAAACTATCGTTATCGCAATATTATTGCTAACCCCAATTGCTCGACCATCCAGCTCGTCGTCGCACTAAAGCCCATTTACGATGCTGTTGGCATTGTGCGTGTGAATGTTGCTACTTATCAATCAGTCTCTGGTGCAGGGCGTCGTGCTATTGGAGAGTTAGCGGAACAGACCGCGCATTTACTCAATGGCCAACCCATTACTTCTTCTGTTTTTCCCTTGCAAATAGCATTTAATGCTATTCCTCATATCGATGTGTTTCAAGAAAATGGCTATACGAAGGAAGAAATGAAAATGGTCTGGGAAACACAAAAAATTATGGGTGATCCTAATTTATTAGTAAATCCTACAGCCGTGCGAGTACCTGTTTTTTTTGCCCATTCGGAAGCGGTGCATATTGAAACGCGTGATCCTATCTCGCCGGAGGAAGTTAAAGAACGACTTTCACAAGCACCAGGCATTATTGTGATCGACAAAGAAAATACTTATCCCACTGCGATCAGCCACGCCGTCAATGCTGACGCTGTATTTGTGGGTCGTATCCGTCGTGATATTTCCCATCCTAACGGTCTCGATTTATGGATCGTCGCCGACAATATCCGAAAAGGCGCTGCGCTTAATGCGGTGCAAATTGCTGAAGTGCTGATTAATGAGGATTTTTATTCCTAAGCCCGTAGGTTGGGCTGAGCTTGCGAAGCCCAACAGTATAAAATTTTATTCTCCCAAACAATCATCATCCTTAAGCCGTCCAGTTGGCAGGAAAAATACCTTTTTCGTTTAACAATGAACACTTGAGTAGGACTCTAGGATATTGCATTGTTTTCTTACTTTGTTGGGCTTCGCAAAGCTCAGCCCAACCTACGGGCTAACTGGATTGATAGTATGTTATTTGTCTCCTACGTCGGGTTATCCCGAGATCCATCCAACTTCCTATCAATATTTCGTCAGTGAATGATCGATGGAACTTATCCATGCCATAATGCCTCCTTGCAAGCTGCTGACATTGGTAAAGCCGTTATCCATGAGCAGTTGAACAGCGCGACGGCTACGTTGTCCTGATTTACAATAACAAATGATGAATTTATTTCTGGGAAGATTCGCTTGACGGGCATCGAGTTCACGTAATGGAATATGTTGTCCACCGATGTGGCAAATCTCTCGTTCATAGGGTTCCCGCACATCTATCAATAAAAGATTATCATTTTGATTTTCCAACCATTGCGCCAATTTTTGGGCCTCTATTTCACGAATTTTTTTTGAATTATCGGTGTTTAAAAACAAATCGAGAGCTGATTTACCTTCGTAGCAGCAGGGGCACTGGGGATTCTTGGGAACCCTAAATTCGCGTGTTCTCATAGACAAGGCATCGATTGTTAATAATCGTCCTGATAATACCTCTCCTTTATCCAATATAATCTTGAGCGCTTCTGTGGCTTGAATGCAGCCTAAAATACCGGGCAATACGCCTAAAACGCCACCCAATGCACAGTTAGGGATGAGCTCCTCAGGCGGAGGCTCCTCATATAAACAACGGTAACAAGGCCCCTCTTTATAATTGAAAACACTGCACTGACCTTGAAATTGATAAATACTAGCGGAAATCAAGGGTTTTTTGAGTTGAATGCAGATATCATTCAGTAAATAACGCGTACGGTAATTATCGCTGCAATCGATAACAAGTTCAAAATCTTTTAAGATTTTTGTGGCATTATCTTCATTTAAGAATTCTTCGCGAACAATAGTCTTTAATGATGGATTAAATCGGCTAAGATAGCGACTAGCCACAAGCGCTTTATTTTTTCCGATATCCTCAGGCGAAAAAATTACTTGCCGCTGAAGATTAGATAGCTCTACTTGATCCCCGTCGACAATACCTATGGTACCGATCCCCGCTGCCGCTAAATATTGCAGCACTGATGCTCCCAAACCACCCGCACCCACACAAAGTATTCTGGCAGCGAATAAATGTGCTTGTCCTTCGCGACCAATTAACGGTAAATGGCGTGCATAGCGCTGAATATCGTTAGAGGTTAATGTCATGCGTATTTAGCCTCCGGCCAAGGAAGCCAGCCCGTAGGTTGGGCTGAGCTTGCGAAGCCCAACGGTATAAAATTTTATTCTCCCAAACAATCATCATCCTTATCAAGTTCAGCAGCCCAGTTGGTAGGAAAAATACCTTTTTTGGCTGAACAATGAATTCTTGAGTAGGGCCCTGGGATACTGCATTGTTTTCTTACTTTGTTGGGCTTCGCAAAGCTCAGCCCACCCTACGGGCTTATTTTTTTGACAAAGTCTTAAACATAGTTAAAAAAAACAAATGGAATAAAATAAGCTTAAAATAATGTTAAAAATCGTCCGCGAAAAAAAATTAGTCGCCGCTCTATATTAAAGATTAAAGAGTCTTACTAGATTTCCCAGCTCCAGACTGCTAACCTATCGTAAAAGTCTAAGTAATTTGTGGAAATTTTCTATGAGTCGCAATTCAACAACCAGTCCGTTATTAGCTGAAGAGAAAAAAGAAAATTATAAAACATTCAGCAGCGATGATTTCGTTTCTATTCACCTATTATCCGAAGAGGTAGAGCTTTTAGAAAGCGAGCAGGTCGCAGCGCCTGATAGATTATTAGCGTTACCATTGGATATGTTTAAACATCTCATTCCTTTTATTGATGTTCAAACAAAAACAAGGCTACTTGTCGCAAGCAGAAGTGTGAGGGATTTAGTTAAGCCTACTTTCTCTCCTGCATTTTTTAACGTCCAAATTAATCTACATGATGTAAAAGTAGCCCAGCAAGCATTATCTGAAATTGCAGCAAAAGAAATACGCCGGCAGAACCGTTTGACAGTTCGGGCATATAGGCTATTGCTCCTGATTGGTGCGCTGCTTCGCTCTAGGAGGCTGGGGCGTGGCTGCGGACGCCCTTGCATATTCCGAGGCGGTGAACAATTTTAGAGAACAATGTGGTAGCGATAAAGGAATAGATTGCGATCAAACTCCTCCCCTGAATCCGCATTGTGTTTCTCTTTGCGTAGAGGCGAATGAAAAATTGGGTGGCGAAATATTCTTTGGAGGCATGTCTATTGCAGTTGGCGTTATGTTGTGTGTTGGTGGAGCTCTACTTTTACGCAATTTCTACACAACATCGGCTTCCTCCGTTTCTGTCACCCAGCAGCAGGTGGTGAATGATTTGTCGTTAGTTTTGCTAGAACGAGAATATCCCCAACAATTCCAGAAGATACAACCTCTTCTCAATCAGTTGGAGAATCCGTCCACCTTCTCAAAATTAGAATCAAACCTGCAAAACCTTGCAATCCAGTTGGAAAGAAAGCTAAAAAATTCGGTAGAAAATGAAGAAAATAAAGAAAATAAAGAAAATAAAGAAAATGAAAACCAGCGAAGTCAAAATAATCAACCGTAAATTCTATTTGGTATGAAATCATCGATGGATTACTTCAATACGATGAATGGTCATCGGTTTTGTGTAATTAACCTAAACGAAAACGGTAAAGAATATGAGAAAAGTAAAAACACTTTACGAATCCGCTCTTTATCATATGAGTGTTCTACTACTTTTAAATATTTTTAGTAAAAACTGTGGGAAATTAAGTGAAGGAAAACTTGAAGAATTATTAAATGAACTTAATTTACCTTTACGGCTAAAAGAAGCCGTTAGAAATTCGGGTGAAGAATTAACGGATTATGCTGAGAAATATGTGGTTGAATTCTTTTCTCTCATTTTATTTCGATTCTGTCGGTCTGGTAATTTAGAAGCCGTTGAATACCTTTTTAACGTTGCTGATAGTGAAATTCGGCAAAGGTTGCTTATTTCGGGAGATTATCAGCTACTTCTTGAAATTTGCACTAACCAAGATTTCGCTATGCTGGAAAAGTTGTGGCGCTTAGCTAGTGGACCTGTATTGGAAATGTTGAAAAACCCTGATTTATGGGCTGACGTTCTTCGTAACCCAGAAACTACCGGAGCAATTTTGCAGTTCATAGAAAAACATAAGCGCCTAAAAAATCCGATTAATTTAGCTGAGATCTTTTTTTCTCCAGTTAGCTCTCAGGGTGAAAACTTATTGACTTTGGCCATAAAATATAATGGCAAATCTGCACAACATCTAATTGATTTTATAAACAGATTGTGGAATACCCTGGATGGTAAGCTTTTGCAAAAGATTCTCTGCTTCTCCACCCACATTGGAAACGCATTAGAAGCCGCTTTTTCATATGAGTACAAAAACCCTAGTTCGCTAATTAAAAGCCTCTTAGAACTATATATAGCTTATCGGAAGAAAAGTAAAATACGGTGGGGAAAGTTGGTGAAACCTACTTTCTTGTCAGAGTTGATTCACTGGGCAGGTAAAAAAACAGAATTTGAAGAGACATTTGAATTTTTTGTAAAGAATATTCCTTTTTCCGATTACAGCGTAAATGAAAAATTACAAAAGCTACTGCTTGATAGAATATTTGTGTTGCTTAATTCTCAAATACTGTCTTTAGAAGAGAAAGGAATAATTATTAAAAATTATTTAAGTTTAATTTTAAAATTTCCAGAGAAATGGCTAACTTGGGAAGACGCTTCCACGGTTGAAGAAAAATTAAATATTCTCTTGAGAGCGTATGAAAATCATTTATACGAAAGAAAAGAGAATGGAGAAAATTATTTGCGTCAGTTCTTATTTTTCAAAGGATTTTCAACTCAAGAGAAGCTTGTTGCCGTCAAAAAACTGAAAGAGGCATTGTCTTCTGGATTAACAGATTTAAAAGCTATTAAAGAAGTGCCTGCTTTAAACAATGGCCGACTGGGAAAGTTATTTAAGCTTTACTATTCTGAATTAAGTAAATCCTCCTGTCGAATTTCTGATTGCACGGTAAATTACAGTGTATCCGGATAACCCGTAGGTTGGGCTGAGCTTGCGAAGCCCAACAGTATAAAATTTTATTCTCCCAAACAATCATCATCCTTAAGTCGTCCAGTTGGCAGGAAAAATACCTTTTTCGCTTAACAATGAACACTTGGTAGGACTCTAGAACATTGCATTGTTTTCTTACTTTGTTGGGCTTCGCAAAGCTCAGCCCAACCTACGGGCTGAATTACTCATTAACAAGCATTTTTACCAGTTGTGAACCTCATAACCTACCTGAGGGACTTATACCTGTCAGCATGGTGAGCTTGCTTAATCAGCTGATCAAGAAGATAGTCAAGCCCATCATTTTTAATTTGGAAAACATAATTATACTCATTTTCGTGATTACGAAAATCCTGATCTTTAAGATCAACATATTCTATTTTGTCTTGACCTATTCGCTCAATTAATTCCATTACATCCGTTGGTAGAAAATTTTTATACTGAAAAATTAGATGAATCTGTTCCAAGTAGGGTGGGGTTTCTAAATGAGTTAATATAAACAAAGCTACCAATGCTCGCTTAATAATTTCCACGGAAACCTCATTAGTTTCATGGGCGAAAACAAAATCTTCTAATTCCCAGAGGGATCGCGCAATGATAGCTTCAGTGTTGATTAATGGAAAAGAAATTTGTTCATACAGATAGCGGAAACGCTCCGCGATTTTGTTGTCACGTCTTAATTCTTGGTAAGCTTCTAAAATAGATTGGGCATCAAAAAGAAGTTCCTTTAAAGAAATAAAACTGTTTGGGTGTAAGTTAATTCCTGTCCTTAGAGGCGCGTTTTTGCTTTTTAAAAGGCAAAAAGCATTTTTGTATTTATTTAAGCTTTTTTGGATAAGTTTTTCTTGTAGTTGCTCTTTCGTTGAAAAAAAGGTGGGGCTCATTATTGGCATAAGATTTCTCCGTAATGTAATGTAATGTTTATGGTATACGGAGGGGGAGTTTAGAAGCTAAATATTAAAAAAATATTAAAAATCGGAAAAAATTTAACTATAGACTGTGGGAGCTTGCGAAGCCCAACAAATTTCATTCTTCCAAACAATCATCATCCTTATCAAGTTCAACAGCCCAGTTGGTAGGAAAAATACCTTTAGCAACCTAACAATGAACACTTGAGTAGGACTCTGGGATTCGCATTGTTTTCTTACTTTTTGTTGGGCTTCGCAAGTGTATAGGGACATGACATAGGTAACACATTGTTTAATAATTAAGCGGTTGGTTCAAATCTAATTTGAATACCTTCTGATGACAAAAATAAACATTCACGATGTCATTTTCATTGCTTGGCATTAACCCCATTGCCTGCCCACCAAACGCTTCCCCTACAAAATATCTTCGGCCTTTATAACTCATAATACCTTTTTGATTCACTTTTCTAACATCCATTTCTGTAGCATATTCATAAGGTTGAATTTTTTCACAATAGGACCTTTCACTTCGATGATATATCTCACTGGGTGAATAGGCTTCAATAGCCGAATGGGGCCGCTCATCATTGTAAAAGTCTCGCCACCAATCAAATCCCTTTTGCGCCTGTGCCAGCGTATCAAAATAATATCGATTTAAAAATTCCTGTTTGAACGTACGGTGAAATCTTTCTAATTTCCCCTGTGTTTGAGGATGATACGGTCGCGAATGAGAAACATAAATCGTTTGTTGAATTAACCAAACCGTTAGTTGTGTATAATTTTGTGAACCACTATAGCCCCAAGGCGCTCCATTATCCATGGTCATCCTTTTGGGTAATCCCCATTTCCTAAAAATGTCTATTAACGCTTGTTTTACGGTTTCCAATCGTTCATCACCGCAAGCAATAATCCCTAATGAATAACGCGTACAATCGTCCAATAAAGTAAGCGGATGACAGCGTATTTTGTTAGTTAATCGGAAATGTCCTTTAAAATCCATTTGCCATAAATCATTCGGGTGCTCATGTTCAAAACGGATAAATTTTTTTCGCTTTAGACTTTCTTCAATCGTAATACGGCCATAACGTTTAAGTATCCTATTGACCGTTTTTATACATGGCATGATGTACCCTTTCTTTACCATATTCCTGATAGCAATTGAGAATTTTATAACCGGTCTTACGTGATATACCAAATGTTTTACACAAATTTTTAAAATTTGTATC includes:
- the udk gene encoding uridine kinase, whose amino-acid sequence is MKNNVIIIGISGPSASGKSLLANTIVNELGSDQVVVISEDSYYKDLGDMPFEERAKINYDHPDSLDHELLYQHLLQLQQGNAIAVPCYDHSRHRRLEKTKTVGRHRIIVLEGILLFVEAQLREIMDIRIFMDTPLDICLLRRLQRDIVERERSLEGVLTQYQETVRPMYLQFTEPSKRYADIIVPRGGENRIAIEMIQAKMRELLGVNGALKRHA
- a CDS encoding Smr/MutS family protein, translating into MAVYRHIAPSGRLWYLIETMTKKSIDPEEAQLFRDSVGKVKPLNHDKHSMEPKKKTIAPKAPQKEPPPFHWNPTSDDWLNAEDSVHFAKPGLQHKVIQRLKQGRILPEATIDLHQQTIDEAVKTISFLIADGVTQGRRCILIIHGKGHFSAQGKPVLKNFLNQWLRGHPDVLAFHSTSPKQGGTGALIVLLKKRGLHEK
- the aroC gene encoding chorismate synthase gives rise to the protein MSGNSFGKLFTVTTAGESHGPALVAIVDGCPAGLSLTEADIQPDIDRRKTGKSRFTSQRRESDQVKILSGVFEGVTTGTPIALLIENADQRPRDYSQIKDLFRPGHGDYTYFKKYGFRDYRGGGRASARETVMRVAAGAIAKKYLREKVNLTIQGYTAAVGAIRAERIDLSAVEKNPFFFPDEVQIPHLEQLIMKLRRDGDSIGARLNVIAKGVPCGLGEPVFDKLDADIASAMMGINAVKGVEIGDGFAVVEQKGSFHRDELSKKGFLSNHAGGTLAGISSGQDILVSLAFKPASSIRIPGKTLDINGKAVEVVTTGRHDPCVGLRAVPIAEAMLALVLMDHYLRYKAQRG
- a CDS encoding aspartate-semialdehyde dehydrogenase; the encoded protein is MAAVYDVAVVGATGVVGEMILQLLDERQFPVGKIYPLASERSEGKRISFGGKQKKVGNLATFDFSKVQFAFFSAGAERSAEYAPRAAEAGCIVIDNTSHFRYETDIPLVVPEVNAQALENYRYRNIIANPNCSTIQLVVALKPIYDAVGIVRVNVATYQSVSGAGRRAIGELAEQTAHLLNGQPITSSVFPLQIAFNAIPHIDVFQENGYTKEEMKMVWETQKIMGDPNLLVNPTAVRVPVFFAHSEAVHIETRDPISPEEVKERLSQAPGIIVIDKENTYPTAISHAVNADAVFVGRIRRDISHPNGLDLWIVADNIRKGAALNAVQIAEVLINEDFYS
- the moeB gene encoding molybdopterin-synthase adenylyltransferase MoeB, producing MTLTSNDIQRYARHLPLIGREGQAHLFAARILCVGAGGLGASVLQYLAAAGIGTIGIVDGDQVELSNLQRQVIFSPEDIGKNKALVASRYLSRFNPSLKTIVREEFLNEDNATKILKDFELVIDCSDNYRTRYLLNDICIQLKKPLISASIYQFQGQCSVFNYKEGPCYRCLYEEPPPEELIPNCALGGVLGVLPGILGCIQATEALKIILDKGEVLSGRLLTIDALSMRTREFRVPKNPQCPCCYEGKSALDLFLNTDNSKKIREIEAQKLAQWLENQNDNLLLIDVREPYEREICHIGGQHIPLRELDARQANLPRNKFIICYCKSGQRSRRAVQLLMDNGFTNVSSLQGGIMAWISSIDHSLTKY
- the coxCC5 gene encoding Dot/Icm T4SS effector CoxCC5 produces the protein MPIMSPTFFSTKEQLQEKLIQKSLNKYKNAFCLLKSKNAPLRTGINLHPNSFISLKELLFDAQSILEAYQELRRDNKIAERFRYLYEQISFPLINTEAIIARSLWELEDFVFAHETNEVSVEIIKRALVALFILTHLETPPYLEQIHLIFQYKNFLPTDVMELIERIGQDKIEYVDLKDQDFRNHENEYNYVFQIKNDGLDYLLDQLIKQAHHADRYKSLR
- a CDS encoding integrase core domain-containing protein produces the protein MPCIKTVNRILKRYGRITIEESLKRKKFIRFEHEHPNDLWQMDFKGHFRLTNKIRCHPLTLLDDCTRYSLGIIACGDERLETVKQALIDIFRKWGLPKRMTMDNGAPWGYSGSQNYTQLTVWLIQQTIYVSHSRPYHPQTQGKLERFHRTFKQEFLNRYYFDTLAQAQKGFDWWRDFYNDERPHSAIEAYSPSEIYHRSERSYCEKIQPYEYATEMDVRKVNQKGIMSYKGRRYFVGEAFGGQAMGLMPSNENDIVNVYFCHQKVFKLDLNQPLNY
- a CDS encoding helix-turn-helix domain-containing protein — its product is MPWKENSVMSTKQEFIEKAIQGDTNFKNLCKTFGISRKTGYKILNCYQEYGKERVHHAMYKNGQ